The DNA region GGGCCTTGTCTCGCCGCACGCCGGCCAGCAGCTGCTCCGGAGAGAATGATGCGGAAGCGTCGCTCACGACAGACCGACCATTTGACGGAAGAGGGCAACCTTGTCCCGGCCCGGATGCTTGCCGCTGGCGGCCAGTCGCGGGTCAGGCCTTTCGGGGGGAGCCATGAAGGTCCATCCTCCTCAAGGTCCCTCCGGCGCCGGCAACAAGAAGTAGTGCCCCGGGCGGTTTCTAACTACCACGACCTCGCCCGATTGACAACGGCCTTGCTGCCCGGCGGCGGCCCACCCTGTTCCTTGACCGCTGGCCTGGCTATACTGAGGGTCTGCTCCATTCCACGCCATCGCGCGCCACCCGGCCGGAAAGACCAGCGCCAGCGCGGGGCCGCAGCATTCACCAGCATCAGGACCAGGGGAGACGGGACATGGACCTTTTCGCAGCACTGGGCGTTGACCATCCGGAAACAGCCACCATCGACTGGGAGCTGACCCCGGCTGACACCTTCGGCACCTTCGAAAGCTGGGGTGGCCGGGAGCGGGTGCGCAGCCTCCGGGAGCGGTTCTACTACTTCTACATCGACAACTGGCAGCAACCGGCCCAGCTGCGGCTCATGGAGCGGGGCATCAAGCATGCCCGGGTCCTGGCCATGATCCACGCGCCCCAGGACATGGTCGACCGCTGTGTGGCCAGCCAGGGCCGAGCCGGCAGCCAGGATCAGAGCTACGCCGTCGACGGGGCACTCAAGGACTGGCTGACCGCGCACCTGGTGGACCGCTACGAGGCTGGCCTGGTCACCCCGCTGGCCCCCGAGCCCGCGGCCCAGGAGGACAGCTGCCGGCTGCCGGCGGACGGCCCGCCCCTGCCGGCCGAGGAGCGGATCGCCCTGCCGGCGGTGCCATCAGCCCTGAGCGAGGAAGAGGTGGAGGCCCTGGTGCGGCGGTACGGCTTCTATGACCACGACCGGCAGCCGCAAGGCTCCTTCCCCAACCTGCTGGCGGACATCGGCTGCCGCGAGGCGATCGTCGACCAGCGCAGCGGTCTCATGTGGCTGCGGGGGGGCTGCGACCTGTGCGGCACCACCCAGATGGCCAGGCAGCTGGCGGCGGCCAACGCCCAGCGTCTGGCCGGCTTTGCCGACTGGCGGCTGCCTTCCCTGGCC from Thermodesulfobacteriota bacterium includes:
- a CDS encoding DUF1566 domain-containing protein, which gives rise to MDLFAALGVDHPETATIDWELTPADTFGTFESWGGRERVRSLRERFYYFYIDNWQQPAQLRLMERGIKHARVLAMIHAPQDMVDRCVASQGRAGSQDQSYAVDGALKDWLTAHLVDRYEAGLVTPLAPEPAAQEDSCRLPADGPPLPAEERIALPAVPSALSEEEVEALVRRYGFYDHDRQPQGSFPNLLADIGCREAIVDQRSGLMWLRGGCDLCGTTQMARQLAAANAQRLAGFADWRLPSLAEAMSLLTPVKSAAGLHVHPCFSAQQPFIFTANGRRPGGQWFVDFRHGRAYWASSTNPGGYGRFCRTL